The following proteins come from a genomic window of Geomonas sp. RF6:
- a CDS encoding L-dopachrome tautomerase-related protein: protein MREPQSVAARAGERLGTVASFRGAQVTGVTVTDTGRVFANFPRWRDGIPFSVVEIARDGSIHQYPDEAWNRWDGRPGTNRFTCVQSVVAHGSALYVLDPSSPKFAGVVGTAKLFVFDLRTNKLERTYEFDKSVAPQKSYLNDLRIDDSAGKAYITDSGLGAIVVLDLKSGESRRLLGNHVSTKAEEITVRIDGKEFLRNGAPPRIHSDGIALDEKHGRTTMRSPGTTCTAFRRRLLWRHFSILVRKRHSQRRLKISERLRLLME, encoded by the coding sequence GTGCGAGAACCGCAATCTGTAGCCGCCCGCGCAGGGGAACGACTCGGCACTGTAGCGAGTTTCAGAGGCGCTCAGGTCACCGGGGTCACGGTCACCGATACCGGGCGGGTCTTCGCCAATTTCCCCCGCTGGCGCGACGGCATCCCTTTCTCGGTGGTAGAAATCGCCCGTGACGGGTCTATTCACCAGTATCCGGATGAAGCGTGGAACCGGTGGGACGGACGCCCGGGGACGAACCGTTTTACCTGCGTGCAGTCGGTGGTGGCGCACGGGAGCGCGCTGTATGTGCTCGACCCCAGCAGTCCGAAGTTCGCAGGGGTAGTGGGGACGGCGAAACTCTTCGTCTTCGACCTGCGGACCAACAAGCTGGAAAGGACCTACGAGTTTGACAAAAGCGTCGCGCCGCAAAAGTCGTATCTCAACGATCTGCGCATCGACGACTCAGCCGGCAAGGCGTATATCACCGACTCCGGCCTGGGCGCAATCGTGGTCCTCGACCTGAAAAGCGGGGAGTCGCGTCGGCTTCTCGGCAATCACGTCTCCACCAAGGCCGAGGAGATCACGGTGCGCATCGACGGGAAGGAGTTCCTGCGCAACGGCGCCCCTCCACGCATCCATTCCGACGGCATCGCGCTCGATGAGAAGCACGGTCGTACTACCATGCGCTCACCGGGTACCACCTGTACCGCGTTCCGACGAAGGCTCTTGTGGCGGCATTTCTCGATCCTCGTGAGGAAGCGGCACTCGCAGCGAAGGTTGAAGATCTCGGAAAGACTCCGGCTCCTGATGGAATGA